One Legionella hackeliae DNA segment encodes these proteins:
- a CDS encoding HAD-IB family hydrolase yields the protein MTKKTIAIFDFDGTLTTGRSSRLMFFKHLVGRSKLFSGLFMEYCQHGMSKLNLFKKTSRGAYLDNFLLNGFSQRELRFQAENFITHILVNHIRKEALERLYFHQKEGHICMIISGALDIYLKPWAKQYQIEEVICTELEFDPITGKSTGRMLNPYCLGQEKVEQFKKLYSNRNDYIIYAYGDSPHDLELLNYADHAFYKCFN from the coding sequence ATGACAAAAAAAACAATCGCTATATTTGACTTCGATGGCACACTGACAACAGGAAGATCCAGTCGCTTAATGTTCTTTAAACATTTAGTCGGACGCTCTAAATTATTCAGTGGCTTATTTATGGAGTACTGCCAACATGGCATGAGTAAATTAAATCTTTTTAAAAAAACTTCCAGAGGGGCTTACCTGGATAACTTTTTACTCAACGGATTTAGCCAGCGGGAGCTACGATTTCAGGCAGAAAATTTCATCACACATATATTAGTAAATCACATTCGTAAAGAAGCACTGGAGCGTTTATATTTTCACCAGAAGGAAGGGCATATTTGCATGATTATTAGTGGGGCATTAGATATTTATCTGAAACCTTGGGCTAAGCAGTATCAAATCGAGGAAGTCATTTGTACCGAACTTGAGTTTGATCCTATCACCGGCAAAAGTACTGGACGCATGTTAAATCCGTATTGTTTAGGTCAAGAGAAGGTTGAGCAATTCAAGAAATTGTATAGCAATCGAAATGATTATATTATTTATGCATATGGTGATAGTCCTCATGATCTCGAGCTCTTAAACTATGCAGATCATGCATTTTATAAATGCTTTAACTAA
- a CDS encoding phosphomannomutase/phosphoglucomutase: MEGVEVIKTSSMDIFRDYDIRGVIGKYLNKNTYYTLGLVIGSELRELFQQNCIIVCRDSRESSEEFAKALSYGLLLAGVNVIDIGCLPTPVLHFAMNFLKCSSGLMVTASHNPSNYNGLKVILSGKNYHGAGLEGLYHRIIESNYLIQNSHGRLTNYDSDKLVAHYIETIKDDIQLTRKLRVVVDSGNAIAGKVAPQLLAALGCDVIPLFCDVQSSFTNHHPDPALEENLYDLAKIVQQENADLGVAFDGDGDRLGVVDNYGRVICADKVLLAFAAALLEQQQNAAIVFDIKCSQQLTDYITAHKGRAIMTRTGMAHIIESMVKHKAVLGGEFCGHFYFYDRWFEHDDGIYAAARVLELLSQYPADAYSFYNQFPSAVATGELKIAIAEHKKQLFMEQLLELAPFIGGEVLYIDGLRVKFPNGWGLIRSSNTTPYLTARFEGKTEQDLELIKLLFRELILSINPKLEIPF, encoded by the coding sequence ATGGAAGGGGTAGAAGTAATTAAAACATCTTCAATGGATATTTTCAGGGATTATGATATTCGTGGTGTTATCGGTAAGTATCTTAATAAGAATACTTATTATACTTTAGGATTGGTTATTGGTTCAGAATTACGAGAGCTGTTTCAACAAAACTGTATTATTGTTTGTCGAGACAGTCGAGAAAGTAGCGAGGAATTTGCAAAAGCATTGTCTTATGGATTGTTACTTGCTGGTGTTAATGTAATTGATATTGGCTGTTTACCCACCCCTGTGCTTCATTTCGCAATGAATTTTCTCAAATGCTCATCAGGGTTAATGGTAACTGCAAGTCATAATCCCAGTAATTACAATGGACTGAAAGTCATATTGTCTGGGAAGAATTATCACGGTGCAGGTCTTGAAGGGTTATATCATCGCATAATTGAAAGTAACTATTTAATCCAAAATAGTCATGGCAGGTTAACAAACTATGATTCTGATAAATTAGTCGCTCACTATATTGAAACTATCAAAGATGATATTCAGTTAACAAGAAAACTACGAGTGGTCGTTGACAGCGGAAATGCGATAGCCGGTAAAGTAGCACCTCAGTTATTAGCCGCTTTAGGTTGTGACGTTATTCCTTTGTTTTGTGATGTACAAAGTTCTTTTACTAATCATCATCCTGATCCTGCGTTGGAAGAGAATTTGTATGATTTGGCGAAAATTGTGCAACAAGAAAATGCTGATTTGGGGGTGGCTTTTGACGGTGACGGTGATCGTCTAGGTGTTGTGGACAACTACGGTAGAGTAATTTGTGCTGATAAAGTATTACTCGCATTTGCTGCTGCTTTATTAGAACAACAACAAAATGCTGCGATTGTTTTTGACATTAAATGCAGTCAGCAATTAACTGACTATATCACTGCCCATAAAGGTAGAGCGATTATGACTAGAACAGGCATGGCTCATATCATAGAAAGTATGGTGAAGCATAAAGCAGTGCTTGGAGGTGAATTTTGCGGTCATTTTTATTTTTATGATCGCTGGTTTGAACATGACGATGGGATTTATGCCGCTGCCCGCGTCTTGGAATTATTAAGCCAATATCCAGCGGATGCGTATAGCTTCTATAATCAATTCCCATCAGCAGTTGCAACAGGAGAACTGAAAATAGCAATTGCTGAACATAAAAAACAACTATTCATGGAGCAGCTTTTAGAATTGGCTCCATTCATAGGGGGAGAGGTTTTGTATATTGATGGATTGCGCGTTAAGTTTCCAAACGGTTGGGGACTGATACGATCATCCAACACAACACCCTATCTCACAGCTCGTTTTGAAGGAAAAACAGAGCAGGACCTGGAGTTAATTAAATTATTATTTCGCGAATTAATCTTGAGCATCAATCCTAAATTAGAGATTCCTTTTTAG
- a CDS encoding type I polyketide synthase has protein sequence MREKVTNITLIDILKSRVETFPDKLVYTFLSDKEEYLITNAELLQKVRGVASCLLPKISSGSRAILLLQPSLDYIIAFLGCLMAGITAIPAYPPSNTRHTQRLYSVIADASASVMITTTPVSNQYCFENLQLFLIDHPEMVDIDEEKFPIITQDTLAFLQYTSGSTGNPKGVMISHGNILANANVISKLLNRSVRKVCSWLPPFHDMGLIGGILYPLTVDADVILMAPTRFLRKPFLWLKAISDHQVDTSPAPNFAYELCINTITEEEKAQLDLSHWRIALNGAEPVNAKTLEKFAQAFASCGFKAESCYPTYGMAETTLMVSGKKPTGKTVVLHVDKEALKRNEIKKVEDTYPSKISLVSCGKVDSDHKVNIIVPGTNQVLGFYEIGEITIAGPIVAQGYWNKPELSEQQFRLRLQNNEEFFLKTGDLGFKDENGELFITGRLKDLIIIRGQNIYPQDLEASVAESHRQLIPSGTAAFALESEEDYELVIVQEVHRHAKNFDEIFSAILKCCSEEFSILPSKIVFIQQSTLPKTSSGKVQRNLCKQALLNNELKIIAQWQRGFEQGPSDSGQSSQQIDELQRWMKQWLSSELKIDEQQIIPTINFAHYGIDSLKAVRFCVALEEKLKTKINPSLLWTYSTIEQLAGYLMGGLPENETVQLHNAHFEPIAIIGMSCRFPGQVDNPETFWQLLENGRDGITEIPSERWNIADYYDPKPATPGKMISRKGGFIDNIDKFDATLFNISSSEANEMDPQHRLLLELTWEALECSGIPPLSLDNTSSGVFVGISSNDYSHLKLNFYAQDVNGFYGLGNAHSAAAGRIAYFFGTRGQAFAVDTACSSSLVAVSNACRDLQTNSCDLAIAGGVNLILEPSLSISFSQAGMLSPDGKCQVFDANANGYVRSEGGGVVILKRLSDAKRDRNKILAVIKSAVVNSDGHSNGITAPSPVAQKELITKAIHLANLPIDAIGYVEAHGTGTRLGDPIEFNALKDIFATGSRETPLCIGSVKTNIGHLEAAAGMAGLIKTILILQHKKIPANLHFNQVNPLIDLDQIPARVPVNLESWETTATYPIRYAGVSSFGFTGTNAHLVLEEAPQSIEQPTTTPERPVHILTLSAHSQDALKAQRSNLLALLEHEKMLNLPSLCHSLNTERSHLDFRLAVYAQTVDELKINLQNASIQSMPPCGLKKIAFLFTGMGSQYSEMGKQLYRTQPVFKAEVDYCCRIVNEYFPECMQEVMFNPQKGTFLQESEYSQPALFILEYALARLWLHWGIKPTAVIGHSLGEYVAATIAGMMRIEDGLKLIVWRARLMQMQKPGAMLALVVDGNKAQELLKIVHNEIPDAILAIAAINSKTQTVFSGDMTAISRLESFCQTLKIKTTKLDVAHAFHSELMQPMIREFTQIANTITYSKPTMLVISNVTGKALESIDGHYWAEHVLAKVNFSVGINELIKENYTIFFEMGPQPVLLSFAMAHHPTPDEALWLTSLKKGQKDWDILSGTLVSIYRMGIDIDWFSFDNPYQIKPCPQVLPTYPFQRQRYWLPLDKSDNKRPEKDYLEQVLNKSVYQIGWEKLSSPMAIVNNKSELWLIFANEENTDTLEKMCSDLDNVIVVKPGEIYSENKNSVTLNPIDVSHFQQLLNNISLPFSVIYFWGFQKNKVSSLSNKEFNNFLQRACSGMLNLGQALATAKNINKIWVATSAALSPFKAEYMPLSMTLVGMCKTLVLEYPKLDCQLVDFESGATGEEVANHLLQLIGRNYEELVIAVSQNNYYAQRLDDYTLKLSRNKVINAEASYLITGGFGGIGFTLCQWLIQQGARFIVLLGRRELNGIQEQLDTLVTAGVTISYFQADVSNFKQLKNTLLSVQQKMPAIEGIFHTAGVLADSLWLSLNWTHFEDVFQAKIQGSWNLHCLSIELKLNLRHFILFSSISSLLGSSGQANYAAANAFLDGLAHYRHQLDLPALAINFGPWERLGMTRRQNQSWLEVGIQNIPVQEGMATLEAMMSSSATELCLLPHTVSENKLRAFPRSHRKLLSRIVQTEKIQKVNDEPWQNLKDLSKEEQLLYINDVLFTAIQKILHLPENKPITGDNTLLSLGMDSLLAVDLLHKLKAKLPPEVNLTAQVLLYENHSIYTLIEVIQQQLSSVKQTRSDSNVLMPPNSQFMQLSLQQVRIWRHIQQQPDNPAYVVSYSLELNGIIDADILEQSIQAVINRHDMLRCSFHSYLGNIFQYCHEKVAFNLDRLDFSKLSDEEHDLYIEKQLRQVGHQQFDLAQAPLFKSTLIQCARERALLTVNISHLLTDGASSLIVLQDILHFYHLYLTHSYTSLPAAVPYQCFINWQLLNLVNGNYQHYANFWREKLKNFNPPQLPVDKERQMSMTPQVGSKEIIPVTIRQLKALQHMVKQNQTTIATVLLAIYGLLLTNMANTTHAFVTVLVSGRDLEDYKTTVGNIANEVPSILHCKPEYSFIEFIHKIQDDFAKSLPYQYFQPEQMVELDLPVPDTSFDFQVLQPEQFDVGFSMKPVCLKQPNIPLWGEKPRKLSLKWTYDGSLSGYIKYRSDLYNTETIVDFVQQFLKVLAEIIKNPTITCKELIALSKEIRVWKG, from the coding sequence ATGAGAGAAAAAGTCACAAATATTACTCTAATTGACATTCTCAAATCTCGTGTTGAAACCTTTCCTGATAAACTGGTCTACACATTTTTAAGTGACAAAGAGGAATATCTAATCACCAATGCTGAGCTTTTACAAAAAGTAAGAGGAGTCGCTTCTTGTTTATTGCCAAAAATATCGAGTGGCTCCAGGGCCATTTTATTACTTCAACCAAGCCTTGATTATATCATTGCATTCTTAGGTTGTTTGATGGCTGGAATCACAGCTATTCCTGCCTATCCTCCCTCTAATACTCGCCATACCCAGCGTTTGTATTCTGTGATTGCTGATGCTTCTGCTTCAGTGATGATTACTACCACGCCGGTGAGTAATCAATATTGTTTCGAAAATTTGCAATTATTCCTGATAGACCACCCCGAAATGGTGGATATTGACGAAGAAAAATTTCCAATAATTACTCAGGATACACTGGCATTTTTACAATACACGTCAGGTTCAACGGGTAATCCTAAGGGGGTGATGATTAGTCATGGAAATATTCTTGCCAATGCGAATGTAATTTCAAAACTTCTTAATAGAAGTGTTCGCAAAGTTTGCTCCTGGTTGCCACCTTTTCATGATATGGGGCTTATTGGTGGAATCTTGTATCCGCTTACAGTGGATGCCGATGTTATTTTAATGGCTCCAACACGATTTTTAAGAAAACCTTTTCTTTGGTTAAAAGCAATTAGTGATCATCAGGTTGATACCTCACCAGCTCCCAATTTTGCCTATGAATTATGTATAAATACAATTACCGAAGAAGAAAAAGCACAGCTTGATTTATCTCACTGGCGTATCGCACTCAATGGCGCTGAACCAGTCAACGCGAAAACTTTGGAAAAATTTGCACAAGCGTTTGCAAGTTGCGGTTTTAAAGCAGAAAGTTGCTATCCAACCTACGGAATGGCAGAAACAACGCTTATGGTTTCAGGGAAAAAGCCAACTGGAAAGACCGTTGTTTTACATGTTGATAAAGAGGCGTTAAAGCGCAACGAGATTAAAAAAGTAGAGGATACTTATCCTAGTAAAATTAGCCTGGTAAGTTGTGGAAAAGTTGATTCAGACCATAAAGTTAACATTATTGTTCCGGGAACAAATCAGGTTTTGGGTTTTTATGAAATTGGTGAGATTACTATCGCAGGTCCCATTGTTGCACAAGGTTATTGGAATAAACCTGAACTCTCAGAACAACAATTCAGGTTGCGTCTTCAAAATAATGAAGAGTTTTTTTTAAAAACAGGGGATTTAGGGTTTAAAGATGAAAATGGTGAATTATTTATAACTGGTCGATTAAAAGATTTAATTATTATTCGCGGTCAGAATATTTATCCCCAAGATCTTGAGGCTTCTGTTGCAGAATCTCACAGGCAATTAATTCCCTCAGGAACAGCTGCCTTTGCTCTAGAAAGCGAAGAAGATTATGAGCTGGTCATCGTACAAGAAGTGCATCGGCATGCTAAAAATTTCGATGAGATCTTCTCAGCTATTTTAAAGTGTTGCTCTGAAGAATTTTCAATTTTACCGTCAAAAATCGTTTTTATTCAACAGTCTACCTTGCCTAAAACTTCAAGTGGCAAAGTGCAGCGAAATTTATGTAAACAAGCATTGTTAAACAATGAGCTGAAAATTATCGCTCAATGGCAAAGAGGATTTGAACAGGGTCCTTCTGATTCTGGGCAATCCTCACAGCAAATTGATGAATTACAGCGATGGATGAAACAATGGTTATCATCGGAACTAAAAATTGACGAGCAGCAAATAATACCAACAATAAATTTTGCGCATTACGGTATCGATTCGTTAAAAGCAGTGCGTTTTTGCGTGGCTCTTGAAGAAAAGCTAAAAACAAAAATTAATCCAAGTTTGTTATGGACTTACTCAACAATAGAACAATTAGCGGGATATTTAATGGGAGGTCTTCCCGAAAATGAAACTGTGCAATTACATAATGCCCACTTTGAACCTATTGCAATTATAGGTATGAGTTGTCGATTTCCAGGACAAGTGGATAACCCCGAAACCTTTTGGCAACTATTAGAGAACGGTAGGGATGGTATTACAGAAATTCCTTCTGAACGCTGGAATATAGCTGACTATTATGATCCAAAACCTGCTACCCCCGGAAAAATGATCAGTCGCAAAGGAGGTTTTATCGATAATATTGATAAATTTGATGCGACTTTATTTAACATTAGTTCAAGTGAAGCCAATGAGATGGATCCCCAACATCGATTATTACTTGAATTAACTTGGGAAGCGTTGGAATGCAGTGGTATCCCCCCATTATCATTAGATAATACTAGTAGTGGGGTTTTTGTTGGTATTTCTTCGAATGACTATAGTCATCTCAAGTTAAATTTTTATGCTCAGGATGTAAATGGTTTTTATGGCTTGGGGAATGCTCACAGTGCGGCTGCTGGTAGAATTGCTTATTTTTTCGGCACACGTGGTCAAGCATTTGCAGTAGATACAGCCTGTTCATCTTCTTTGGTTGCAGTATCCAACGCTTGTCGGGATTTACAGACCAACAGTTGTGATTTGGCAATTGCTGGAGGAGTAAATCTTATTCTTGAGCCTTCTTTAAGCATTAGCTTTTCTCAAGCAGGCATGCTTTCTCCTGATGGCAAATGTCAGGTATTTGATGCAAATGCAAATGGTTATGTGCGTAGTGAAGGTGGTGGCGTTGTAATTCTTAAACGACTTAGTGATGCAAAGCGTGATAGAAATAAAATTTTAGCAGTGATAAAAAGTGCTGTTGTAAATAGTGACGGTCATAGTAATGGTATTACTGCTCCTAGTCCTGTTGCCCAAAAAGAATTAATCACTAAAGCAATTCATTTAGCAAATTTACCCATTGATGCAATTGGTTATGTTGAAGCGCATGGTACAGGCACTCGCTTAGGTGATCCTATTGAATTTAATGCATTAAAAGATATTTTTGCTACAGGATCTCGAGAGACACCTTTGTGTATTGGGTCAGTAAAAACAAACATTGGCCATCTGGAGGCTGCAGCAGGAATGGCAGGGCTCATTAAAACAATTCTAATATTGCAGCATAAAAAAATCCCAGCCAATTTACATTTTAACCAGGTGAATCCTTTAATTGATTTGGATCAAATACCTGCGCGTGTTCCTGTCAATCTGGAGTCTTGGGAAACCACGGCAACTTATCCTATCCGTTATGCTGGCGTAAGTTCTTTTGGATTTACAGGAACTAATGCGCATTTGGTATTGGAAGAAGCACCACAATCAATAGAACAGCCTACCACAACCCCTGAACGGCCGGTTCATATCCTTACACTCTCGGCACACTCACAGGATGCTTTGAAAGCACAACGCAGTAATTTATTAGCATTGCTTGAACACGAAAAAATGCTCAATTTACCGAGTCTTTGTCACAGTTTGAATACCGAAAGAAGTCACTTAGATTTTAGGCTTGCTGTATACGCACAGACGGTTGATGAATTAAAGATTAATTTACAAAATGCTTCTATTCAGTCTATGCCACCTTGTGGTTTAAAAAAAATTGCATTTTTATTCACTGGCATGGGATCACAATATTCAGAGATGGGTAAGCAACTTTATCGCACTCAACCTGTGTTTAAAGCGGAGGTAGATTATTGTTGTCGGATTGTTAATGAGTATTTTCCTGAATGCATGCAAGAGGTGATGTTTAATCCACAAAAAGGGACATTTCTGCAAGAGTCTGAGTATTCTCAGCCCGCTTTATTTATCCTTGAATATGCATTGGCTCGATTATGGCTTCATTGGGGTATTAAACCAACTGCCGTGATTGGCCATAGCTTAGGAGAGTATGTCGCTGCAACTATTGCGGGCATGATGCGTATAGAAGATGGGTTAAAGTTAATCGTTTGGCGCGCAAGGCTTATGCAAATGCAAAAGCCAGGGGCTATGCTAGCTTTGGTAGTCGATGGCAATAAAGCACAGGAATTATTGAAGATAGTCCATAATGAAATTCCTGATGCGATATTAGCGATTGCCGCTATTAATAGTAAAACCCAAACTGTTTTTTCAGGGGATATGACAGCAATCTCGCGATTAGAATCTTTTTGTCAGACCTTAAAGATTAAAACAACAAAACTAGATGTGGCGCATGCTTTTCATTCAGAGCTTATGCAACCAATGATCAGGGAATTTACCCAGATTGCTAATACCATAACTTACAGCAAACCTACTATGCTGGTTATCTCTAATGTGACAGGAAAGGCGCTTGAATCTATAGATGGGCATTATTGGGCCGAACATGTGCTGGCTAAGGTTAATTTTAGTGTGGGGATCAATGAATTAATCAAAGAAAACTATACTATTTTCTTTGAAATGGGCCCTCAACCTGTCTTGTTGAGTTTCGCAATGGCTCATCATCCCACCCCAGATGAAGCATTGTGGTTAACATCTTTGAAAAAAGGACAAAAAGATTGGGATATTCTTTCTGGAACACTAGTATCAATTTATCGAATGGGAATTGATATAGATTGGTTTTCTTTTGATAATCCTTATCAAATTAAACCTTGCCCTCAAGTTTTACCAACCTATCCTTTTCAACGTCAACGATATTGGTTACCACTTGATAAGTCTGACAATAAAAGACCTGAAAAAGATTATCTCGAACAAGTATTAAATAAATCTGTTTATCAAATCGGTTGGGAGAAACTATCTTCGCCAATGGCTATAGTCAATAATAAATCAGAGCTTTGGCTAATTTTTGCCAATGAGGAGAATACTGACACACTGGAAAAAATGTGCAGTGATCTTGATAATGTCATTGTGGTTAAGCCTGGTGAGATTTATAGCGAGAATAAAAATAGTGTCACCCTCAATCCAATAGATGTTAGTCATTTTCAACAGCTGCTTAACAACATCTCATTGCCTTTTAGTGTAATTTATTTTTGGGGATTTCAAAAAAATAAGGTCTCCTCACTAAGTAACAAAGAATTTAATAACTTTTTGCAAAGGGCTTGTTCTGGCATGCTGAATTTAGGACAAGCGCTAGCCACAGCAAAAAATATCAATAAAATTTGGGTTGCAACCAGTGCGGCACTTTCTCCTTTTAAAGCCGAATATATGCCTTTATCCATGACTTTAGTGGGTATGTGTAAAACATTAGTGCTTGAATATCCTAAGTTAGATTGTCAGTTAGTTGATTTTGAATCAGGTGCTACAGGGGAGGAGGTCGCTAATCACCTGTTGCAATTGATAGGCCGTAATTATGAAGAATTAGTGATAGCTGTGTCTCAAAATAACTATTATGCCCAACGACTCGATGATTATACTCTTAAATTATCGCGCAATAAGGTGATTAATGCCGAAGCATCTTATCTTATTACTGGTGGATTTGGTGGAATTGGCTTTACCTTATGTCAATGGTTAATACAGCAAGGAGCCCGCTTTATTGTCTTGCTAGGAAGACGGGAACTCAACGGTATTCAGGAGCAATTAGACACACTGGTGACAGCTGGCGTTACTATTTCTTACTTCCAGGCAGATGTTAGTAATTTTAAGCAGTTAAAAAATACATTGCTTAGTGTTCAGCAAAAAATGCCTGCCATTGAAGGGATTTTTCACACAGCGGGAGTATTGGCTGACAGTTTGTGGCTAAGTCTAAACTGGACGCATTTTGAGGATGTTTTTCAGGCAAAAATTCAAGGTTCTTGGAATTTACATTGTTTAAGTATTGAACTGAAACTTAATCTCCGGCATTTTATTTTATTCTCCTCAATAAGTTCCTTGCTAGGTTCTTCAGGACAAGCAAATTATGCTGCTGCGAATGCTTTTCTTGATGGTTTAGCACATTACCGTCATCAGTTAGACCTGCCTGCCTTGGCCATCAATTTTGGTCCTTGGGAAAGGCTTGGAATGACGCGTCGTCAAAATCAATCCTGGTTAGAGGTTGGAATTCAAAATATTCCAGTACAAGAGGGAATGGCAACATTAGAGGCAATGATGTCTTCTTCTGCTACCGAGCTTTGTTTACTACCGCATACTGTTTCTGAAAACAAACTGCGGGCATTTCCCAGGAGTCACAGAAAACTATTATCTCGGATAGTTCAGACTGAGAAAATTCAAAAAGTAAATGATGAACCTTGGCAGAATTTAAAGGATCTTAGTAAAGAAGAACAGTTGCTTTATATCAACGATGTATTATTTACAGCCATTCAAAAGATATTACATTTACCAGAGAATAAACCGATCACTGGAGACAATACCTTATTGTCTTTGGGCATGGACTCCTTATTAGCAGTTGATTTATTGCATAAGTTAAAAGCTAAACTGCCTCCTGAGGTCAACTTAACAGCTCAAGTATTACTTTATGAAAATCATTCTATTTATACATTGATTGAAGTAATTCAGCAGCAATTGAGCAGCGTTAAGCAAACAAGGAGTGATTCCAATGTTTTGATGCCGCCAAACTCCCAATTCATGCAGCTTTCCCTGCAACAAGTAAGAATATGGCGTCATATACAGCAACAACCAGACAATCCTGCTTATGTTGTTTCATACTCTCTCGAATTAAACGGTATTATTGATGCCGATATTTTAGAGCAGAGTATACAAGCTGTTATTAATCGTCATGACATGCTGCGTTGTAGCTTTCATTCTTATTTGGGCAATATTTTTCAATATTGCCATGAGAAGGTAGCATTTAATCTCGATCGTCTCGATTTTAGTAAACTCTCCGATGAGGAGCATGACTTATATATCGAGAAACAATTAAGGCAAGTTGGTCATCAGCAATTTGATTTAGCTCAGGCACCTTTATTCAAAAGTACCTTAATTCAGTGTGCAAGGGAGCGGGCATTATTGACTGTTAACATTAGTCATTTACTTACTGATGGAGCAAGTAGCCTCATTGTTTTGCAAGATATATTGCATTTTTATCATTTATATTTAACCCATAGCTATACATCGCTGCCAGCTGCTGTCCCTTATCAGTGCTTTATCAATTGGCAGCTACTAAATCTTGTAAATGGTAATTATCAGCATTACGCCAACTTTTGGCGTGAGAAATTAAAAAACTTTAATCCTCCCCAGTTACCGGTCGACAAAGAGCGACAAATGTCAATGACACCACAGGTAGGGAGCAAGGAAATTATTCCTGTCACAATAAGACAATTAAAAGCATTACAGCATATGGTAAAGCAGAATCAAACAACGATTGCTACTGTGTTATTAGCTATCTATGGTCTTCTGCTGACTAACATGGCTAATACAACCCATGCGTTCGTTACAGTTTTAGTCTCAGGGCGAGATTTAGAGGACTATAAGACAACTGTAGGAAATATCGCCAACGAAGTACCCAGTATTTTGCATTGTAAACCAGAGTACAGCTTTATTGAATTTATTCATAAAATCCAGGACGATTTTGCTAAATCACTTCCTTATCAATATTTTCAACCAGAACAGATGGTCGAGCTCGATTTACCTGTTCCTGATACTTCTTTTGATTTTCAAGTTTTGCAGCCTGAGCAATTTGATGTTGGTTTTTCGATGAAACCAGTTTGCTTGAAACAACCCAATATCCCATTGTGGGGAGAGAAACCCCGAAAACTATCACTTAAGTGGACCTATGATGGCAGTTTATCTGGGTACATAAAATACCGAAGTGATTTATACAACACAGAGACTATTGTTGATTTTGTTCAACAATTCCTGAAAGTGTTGGCAGAGATTATTAAAAATCCAACTATAACTTGCAAAGAACTTATTGCTCTGAGTAAGGAGATAAGGGTATGGAAGGGGTAG